A genomic segment from Deinococcus humi encodes:
- the meaB gene encoding methylmalonyl Co-A mutase-associated GTPase MeaB yields the protein MSAHPLAEPLLAGSRRALARAITLSESTRADHEAQAQQLLSDVAPHAGKSIRVGLTGVPGVGKSTFIEALGLHLAEAGHRVAVLAVDPSSARTGGSIMGDKTRMPRLTVHPGAYIRPSPAGGNLGGVARRTREAITLCEAAGHDVVLVETVGVGQSETQVAAMTDLFVLLTLPNAGDELQGIKRGIMELADLCVVNKADSAPKAAVRAQTELRAALNLLTPHDAPWRPRALRASALTGEGVPEVWAAVLDYVQEVDVAGRRRAQTAQWFDELLREAAWRLFRAGLDRQQLQTLRAEVEAGQLTAIQGVAVLTTR from the coding sequence ATGTCCGCCCATCCCCTAGCCGAGCCTTTGCTGGCCGGCAGCCGCCGCGCGCTGGCCCGCGCGATCACCCTGAGCGAGTCCACGCGCGCCGATCACGAGGCGCAGGCCCAGCAGTTGCTCTCAGACGTTGCGCCGCACGCTGGGAAGTCCATTCGTGTGGGCCTGACCGGAGTCCCGGGGGTAGGGAAGTCCACCTTTATTGAGGCGCTGGGCCTGCACCTGGCCGAGGCGGGTCACCGGGTGGCGGTGCTGGCGGTAGACCCCAGCAGTGCCCGCACGGGCGGCTCAATCATGGGCGACAAGACCCGCATGCCCCGGCTGACCGTTCACCCGGGCGCCTACATCCGGCCCAGTCCGGCGGGCGGCAACCTGGGTGGGGTGGCGCGGCGCACCCGCGAGGCCATCACGCTGTGCGAGGCGGCGGGCCACGACGTGGTGCTGGTGGAAACTGTGGGCGTGGGCCAGAGCGAGACCCAGGTTGCCGCCATGACCGATCTGTTCGTACTGCTCACGCTGCCCAACGCGGGTGACGAACTGCAGGGGATCAAGCGCGGCATCATGGAGTTGGCTGACCTGTGTGTGGTGAATAAGGCCGATAGCGCTCCCAAGGCGGCGGTGCGTGCCCAGACTGAACTGCGTGCGGCCCTGAACCTCCTGACCCCACACGACGCCCCCTGGCGGCCCCGCGCCCTGCGGGCATCTGCCCTGACTGGCGAGGGCGTGCCGGAGGTCTGGGCGGCAGTGCTGGACTACGTGCAGGAGGTGGACGTGGCAGGCAGACGCCGCGCTCAGACCGCCCAGTGGTTCGACGAGTTACTGCGCGAGGCCGCCTGGCGACTGTTCCGCGCAGGGCTGGACAGACAGCAGCTCCAGACCCTGCGGGCCGAGGTGGAGGCCGGGCAGCTCACAGCGATTCAGGGCGTGGCCGTCCTCACAACCCGTTAA
- a CDS encoding VOC family protein has product MSQPQTLTPVTPSPIPAGEPIWADLDSPHPEESRQFYAALFGWEYQISEEYGGHANAHLHGNKAAGISPMPPYSAPGTRSAWTVYFASEDLEADISRARALGGQLLAGPMQIGDQGRLATFADPAGANFGLWEDDQHGGFAAHNGPGRLVWAEVNTHDAASATAFYGQLLKADAQQLPGADYHQLMHGETGFAGVSGHAQNWEAVDAGGWMVYFYTEDVDQAAQVTERSGGKVLVAPFDMEFGRMAVLTDPAGAVFSVMNPQPAGR; this is encoded by the coding sequence ATGTCCCAGCCCCAGACGCTCACGCCCGTCACGCCGTCGCCCATTCCTGCCGGAGAACCGATCTGGGCCGATCTGGATTCACCCCACCCAGAGGAGAGTCGGCAATTCTATGCCGCCCTGTTTGGCTGGGAATACCAGATTTCTGAGGAATACGGAGGTCACGCCAACGCGCACCTGCACGGGAACAAGGCCGCAGGCATCAGCCCGATGCCTCCGTATTCAGCGCCGGGGACACGGAGTGCCTGGACGGTCTATTTCGCCAGCGAGGATCTGGAAGCCGACATCAGCCGGGCGAGAGCTCTGGGCGGGCAACTGCTGGCCGGGCCCATGCAGATCGGCGATCAGGGCCGCCTCGCCACGTTTGCCGATCCCGCTGGAGCGAACTTCGGGCTGTGGGAGGACGATCAGCACGGCGGCTTCGCGGCGCACAACGGCCCGGGCCGCCTGGTCTGGGCCGAGGTCAACACCCATGATGCAGCGTCGGCCACTGCGTTCTACGGTCAGCTCCTGAAGGCCGACGCTCAGCAGCTTCCCGGCGCGGACTACCATCAGCTCATGCACGGCGAAACGGGCTTCGCGGGCGTGTCGGGCCACGCCCAGAACTGGGAGGCGGTGGATGCGGGGGGCTGGATGGTCTACTTCTACACCGAGGATGTGGATCAGGCCGCCCAGGTGACAGAGCGCAGCGGCGGCAAGGTGCTGGTGGCCCCCTTCGATATGGAATTTGGCCGTATGGCCGTGCTGACCGATCCGGCGGGCGCCGTCTTCTCGGTCATGAATCCACAACCTGCGGGCCGCTAG
- the scpA gene encoding methylmalonyl-CoA mutase — protein MIEQDTPKLDAWKALARKDLRGAEPETLNRVTPEGLTLKALYTRADLPEGAADTLPGLPPYTRGPRATMYAARPWTIRQYAGFSTAEASNAFYRRNLAAGQKGLSVAFDLATHRGYDSDHPRVVGDVGKAGVAIDSVEDMKLLFDGIPLDQMSVSMTMNGAVLPILAGYIVAGQESGASLEQLSGTIQNDILKEFMVRNTYIYPPEPSMRIVADIIAFTAEKMPRFNSISISGYHLQEAGANAALELAYTLADGLEYVRAALQRGLDVDAFAPRLSFFFAIGMNFYTEVAKLRAARLLWDEIMAGFGPKNPMSRALRTHCQTSGWSLTEQDPYNNVVRTAIEAMAAVFGGTQSLHTNAFDEAIGLPTEFSARIARNTQLLIQEETGIPDVVDPWGGSYLMERLTFDLAEKARELMREVEELGGMAKAIEAGIPKLRIEESAARKQARIDRGEDVIVGVNKYQPPEQTSVELLDIDNDAVRESQIRRLEQVRAARDPQAVQSALDALEDAARTGSGNLLALSVEAMRARCTVGEVSEALERVWGRHAAEVRTLSGVYAQGYVGDEGFAALQHDIEAFAEAEGRRPRMLVVKMGQDGHDRGAKVIATGFADLGFDVDVGPLFQTPEEAARQAVENDVHVIGVSSQAAGHRTLIPQLIAALKDQEADDILVIAGGVIPRQDHASLQEAGVAGIFGPGTPILTSAHEVLRLLRERNGPN, from the coding sequence ATGATCGAGCAAGACACACCCAAGCTGGACGCCTGGAAGGCGCTGGCCCGCAAGGATCTGAGGGGCGCGGAACCCGAGACCCTGAACCGCGTTACCCCTGAAGGATTGACCCTTAAGGCGCTGTACACCCGCGCCGATCTGCCCGAAGGAGCCGCCGACACCCTGCCCGGCCTGCCGCCCTACACGCGTGGCCCACGCGCCACCATGTACGCGGCGCGGCCCTGGACGATCCGGCAGTACGCAGGCTTCTCGACCGCCGAGGCGAGCAACGCCTTTTACCGCCGCAATCTGGCTGCCGGACAAAAGGGGCTGTCGGTGGCCTTCGATCTCGCCACGCACCGGGGCTACGACTCGGACCACCCGCGCGTGGTGGGCGACGTGGGCAAGGCCGGCGTCGCCATCGACAGCGTGGAGGACATGAAACTCCTCTTCGATGGCATTCCCCTGGACCAGATGTCGGTGTCCATGACCATGAACGGCGCGGTACTGCCCATTCTGGCCGGATACATCGTGGCTGGGCAGGAGAGCGGGGCCAGCCTGGAGCAGCTCTCCGGTACCATCCAGAACGACATCCTCAAAGAGTTCATGGTTCGCAACACCTACATCTACCCACCTGAACCGTCCATGCGGATCGTGGCCGACATCATCGCCTTCACGGCCGAGAAGATGCCGCGCTTCAATTCCATCTCCATCAGCGGTTACCACCTGCAGGAGGCGGGCGCGAATGCCGCGCTGGAGCTGGCCTACACCCTGGCTGACGGCCTGGAATACGTGCGGGCGGCGCTCCAGCGGGGGCTGGACGTGGACGCCTTTGCCCCCCGGCTGAGCTTCTTCTTCGCCATCGGCATGAACTTCTACACCGAGGTCGCCAAGCTGCGCGCCGCCCGTCTGCTGTGGGACGAGATCATGGCCGGCTTCGGGCCGAAGAATCCGATGAGCCGCGCGCTGCGGACGCACTGCCAGACCTCTGGCTGGTCCCTGACCGAGCAGGACCCGTACAACAACGTCGTGCGCACGGCGATCGAGGCGATGGCGGCCGTATTCGGCGGCACCCAGAGCCTGCACACCAACGCTTTCGATGAGGCGATTGGTCTGCCCACCGAATTCTCGGCGCGGATTGCCCGCAACACGCAATTGCTGATTCAGGAGGAAACCGGCATCCCGGACGTCGTGGACCCCTGGGGCGGCTCGTATCTGATGGAACGGCTCACCTTCGACCTGGCCGAGAAGGCCCGCGAACTGATGCGTGAGGTCGAAGAACTGGGCGGCATGGCCAAGGCCATCGAGGCCGGGATTCCCAAACTGAGGATCGAGGAAAGTGCCGCCCGCAAGCAGGCCCGCATTGACCGGGGTGAGGACGTGATCGTGGGCGTCAACAAGTACCAGCCCCCGGAGCAGACCTCTGTGGAGCTGCTGGACATCGACAACGACGCCGTGCGCGAGTCGCAGATCCGACGACTGGAACAGGTGCGGGCCGCACGTGATCCACAGGCCGTCCAGTCGGCGCTGGACGCGCTGGAGGACGCCGCCCGCACGGGAAGCGGCAACCTGCTGGCCCTGTCGGTGGAGGCCATGCGCGCGCGCTGCACGGTGGGCGAGGTTTCGGAGGCGTTGGAGCGGGTCTGGGGCCGTCACGCCGCCGAGGTCCGTACCCTGAGCGGCGTCTACGCTCAGGGATACGTGGGGGACGAGGGTTTCGCCGCGCTGCAACACGACATTGAAGCGTTTGCCGAGGCCGAGGGCCGCCGCCCGCGCATGCTGGTGGTCAAGATGGGCCAGGACGGCCACGACCGGGGGGCAAAGGTTATTGCCACTGGCTTCGCCGATCTGGGCTTTGACGTGGATGTGGGCCCACTGTTCCAGACGCCCGAGGAGGCCGCGCGGCAGGCCGTGGAGAACGATGTGCACGTGATCGGCGTCAGCTCGCAGGCCGCAGGCCACAGGACGCTGATTCCACAACTGATCGCTGCCCTGAAGGATCAGGAGGCGGACGACATTTTGGTGATCGCGGGCGGCGTGATTCCTCGGCAGGACCACGCGTCCCTGCAGGAGGCGGGCGTGGCGGGCATCTTCGGCCCTGGTACCCCCATTCTGACCAGCGCACACGAGGTGCTACGGCTGCTGCGAGAACGGAATGGGCCCAATTAA
- the csaB gene encoding polysaccharide pyruvyl transferase CsaB translates to MTRRVAVSGYYGFGNTGDEAIALAITREIRKRGMTPLLLSNTPQESAQAFGSEAAARMKPGPLLAAVARSSVLLSGGGGLLQDKTSARTLSYYLGVIRLARFLGKRVVIFNQSVGPLSPEGGRKVAAALTGLRIIVRDAGSLETLEGLGLKGELGGDPALLLTPTPELTRDLRSVIIAPRGDVTEALEPLRDVTLQLRRAGRHVTALSFMPDHDDVAAHALGANVVVSTRDPQTALDAIARSGYVIGVRLHAVILAAAAGTPFSGVAYDPKVRGFCTDAGAPSHPVPPPAAALVDEALRRVTPDWNALEDMKLRAAHSFSQALS, encoded by the coding sequence GTGACCCGCCGGGTGGCCGTCAGCGGCTATTACGGCTTCGGCAACACCGGCGACGAGGCAATTGCCCTGGCGATCACACGCGAGATCCGCAAGCGCGGCATGACGCCGCTGCTGCTCTCGAACACGCCCCAGGAATCGGCCCAGGCCTTCGGCAGCGAGGCAGCGGCGCGCATGAAGCCGGGGCCGCTGCTCGCGGCGGTGGCCCGTTCAAGCGTTCTGCTCAGCGGGGGCGGCGGCCTGCTTCAGGACAAGACGAGTGCCCGGACGCTGAGCTACTACCTGGGCGTGATCCGGCTGGCCCGCTTCCTGGGCAAGCGCGTGGTGATCTTCAACCAGAGCGTCGGCCCGCTGTCGCCGGAGGGCGGGCGCAAGGTGGCCGCCGCCCTGACTGGTCTGCGGATCATCGTGCGGGATGCGGGCAGTCTGGAGACCCTGGAGGGTCTGGGCCTGAAAGGCGAACTGGGCGGCGATCCGGCCCTGCTGCTGACGCCCACGCCGGAGCTGACGCGAGACCTGCGGAGCGTCATCATCGCCCCGCGCGGGGACGTCACAGAGGCGCTGGAACCGCTGCGGGACGTGACCCTCCAGCTGCGCCGCGCCGGGCGGCATGTCACGGCCCTGAGCTTCATGCCAGACCACGACGACGTGGCCGCACACGCGCTGGGGGCCAATGTGGTCGTCAGCACCCGTGACCCGCAAACGGCACTGGACGCCATCGCCCGCAGCGGCTACGTGATCGGTGTGCGTTTGCACGCCGTGATTCTGGCTGCCGCCGCCGGCACGCCGTTTTCCGGCGTCGCCTACGATCCCAAGGTCCGGGGCTTCTGCACCGACGCGGGCGCCCCCAGCCATCCTGTTCCGCCGCCAGCGGCGGCCCTGGTGGACGAGGCGCTCCGCCGCGTCACCCCGGACTGGAACGCTCTTGAGGATATGAAACTGCGCGCCGCACACAGCTTCAGTCAGGCGCTGAGCTAA
- a CDS encoding DUF5693 family protein, protein MTDPNRAPFHQPAPLSPASLPPATRHPWTPLLLGLVALSLIPALLLAFQRVQFEQAQKTAALVMDYPALVVQARRFGLEPQALLDRYKALGVNGLALYEDTVASLEQRGELYLKSGADLAADFPGQQVRTNAVYMKTATPAIAEALRNRYTIPTREVTIGGQTWVEWPSDPRFLPAGPDTAAVGDFKEQGMVLVYRPYQDDAVPTAKVGADWPDVPFIAFTGDEVIGARTPELLAQVDKAMGNRLPAIIEGNIQDGLEELVETHGGVRLFALAPSYQNQLEPLDVASKYNLAARERGMRLLYLRPYPTINETEAMLGRTQELLKRSGVKLAAPQVGFFTPSPVLKALSMIGPLAALLLLGLSFPLARLGVIAAGVVALLAFGLNTLHPFESAALVAAVSFPALGLVLRRSKVTDWFLATGLSLVGVLFVSALGASRESTLGLEPFRGVGLTLLLPLLLVALSFLPRQDIRKTAADIYAAPIRLGDVAVMGLGLILLSLVYERRGNATGGSASEFEASLRREVQDSIIRPRFKEIAAHPLAVLGLSGTLPGYFSGLLILAGVVGQSSILNTFSHFHTPLLISAARVFIGLGLGLLLGVIAIWVLRSGMRLWNTYGSPRLSAGAGSRGQA, encoded by the coding sequence GTGACCGACCCGAACCGCGCCCCATTCCACCAGCCTGCCCCGCTCTCACCCGCGTCACTGCCGCCCGCCACCCGTCATCCCTGGACCCCGCTGTTGCTGGGCCTGGTGGCGCTGTCGCTCATTCCGGCACTCCTGCTGGCGTTCCAGCGCGTGCAGTTCGAGCAGGCGCAGAAGACGGCAGCCCTGGTCATGGACTACCCGGCGCTGGTGGTTCAGGCCCGCCGCTTTGGTCTGGAGCCGCAGGCGCTGCTGGACCGGTACAAGGCGCTGGGCGTCAATGGTCTGGCGCTGTACGAGGACACCGTCGCCAGCCTGGAGCAGCGCGGCGAGCTGTACCTGAAAAGCGGCGCGGATCTGGCGGCAGATTTTCCGGGGCAGCAGGTCAGGACCAACGCCGTGTACATGAAAACCGCCACGCCCGCCATTGCTGAGGCGTTGCGAAACCGCTACACCATCCCCACGCGTGAGGTGACCATCGGGGGCCAGACCTGGGTCGAGTGGCCCAGTGACCCGCGTTTCCTGCCTGCTGGGCCGGACACGGCGGCGGTGGGCGACTTCAAGGAGCAGGGCATGGTGCTGGTCTACCGGCCCTATCAGGACGACGCGGTGCCGACGGCGAAGGTGGGCGCGGACTGGCCGGACGTGCCGTTCATCGCCTTCACCGGCGATGAGGTGATCGGGGCGCGCACGCCGGAACTGCTGGCGCAGGTGGACAAGGCGATGGGCAACCGCCTGCCCGCCATCATCGAGGGCAACATTCAGGACGGGCTGGAGGAACTGGTGGAGACGCACGGTGGGGTGCGGCTGTTCGCGCTGGCCCCCAGCTACCAGAACCAGCTGGAGCCGCTGGACGTGGCGAGCAAGTACAATCTGGCCGCCCGCGAGCGAGGCATGCGGCTGCTGTACCTGCGCCCCTACCCCACCATCAACGAGACCGAGGCCATGCTGGGCCGCACCCAGGAACTGCTGAAGCGTTCCGGCGTGAAGCTGGCAGCCCCGCAGGTGGGTTTCTTTACCCCCAGCCCGGTGCTGAAGGCGCTGAGCATGATCGGGCCGCTGGCCGCGCTGTTGCTGCTAGGCCTGAGCTTCCCGCTGGCCAGGCTGGGCGTGATCGCGGCGGGCGTGGTGGCGCTGCTGGCATTCGGCCTGAACACCCTGCACCCCTTCGAGAGCGCCGCGCTGGTGGCCGCCGTGAGCTTCCCGGCGCTGGGGCTGGTCCTGAGACGCTCAAAGGTCACCGACTGGTTCCTGGCCACTGGCCTGAGTCTAGTGGGGGTGCTGTTCGTCTCGGCGCTGGGGGCCAGCCGTGAGAGCACGCTGGGCCTCGAACCGTTCCGGGGGGTGGGCCTGACCCTGCTGCTGCCGTTGCTGCTGGTGGCCCTGAGCTTTCTGCCACGCCAGGACATCCGCAAGACCGCCGCCGACATCTACGCCGCACCCATTCGGTTGGGTGACGTAGCCGTGATGGGCCTGGGGCTGATCCTGCTGTCGCTGGTCTATGAGCGTCGCGGCAACGCCACCGGCGGCTCGGCCAGCGAATTCGAGGCGTCCCTGCGGCGCGAGGTGCAGGACTCGATCATCCGTCCGCGCTTCAAGGAGATCGCCGCACATCCGCTGGCGGTGCTGGGGCTGAGCGGCACGCTGCCCGGCTACTTCAGCGGCCTGCTGATCCTGGCGGGGGTGGTGGGGCAATCCAGCATCCTGAACACCTTCTCGCACTTTCACACGCCGCTGCTGATCAGCGCAGCCCGCGTGTTCATCGGGCTGGGGCTGGGGCTGCTGCTGGGCGTCATCGCCATCTGGGTGCTGAGGTCCGGGATGCGGCTGTGGAACACCTACGGCTCGCCGCGCCTGAGCGCGGGCGCTGGCTCCAGAGGCCAGGCGTGA